A portion of the Rhodococcus pseudokoreensis genome contains these proteins:
- a CDS encoding AraC family transcriptional regulator, giving the protein MVELPASALNAETAQSRRGIFCATDDFDVLRAEINDAYYPARLEIVGGARQLSDAQMLAVRLNHMTVGIVRFGADVLIDPGDVGGYHIDLPLSGSLATSCGGREVLATPQKAAVYTPNEHTYLSRWAADNTQVSIKIDRTALEEELGRILGRPLNKGVRFDIGFDLTTPPGRRWASTLQILLDTIADPGPVPDPALIAQVSHLERALISGLLVNQGHSMSEAILNGGEDADNPAAVRKVLDLLEAAPGAQHTVADLAEAAGVGVRQLQKLFLDRFEMSPSEYVRNLRLDGVRADLLKREPGCTVSEVAFRWGFNHLGRFAQYYEQKFGETPSRTLGIRQG; this is encoded by the coding sequence ATGGTCGAACTGCCGGCGTCAGCGTTGAACGCCGAGACTGCACAGTCGCGGCGGGGGATCTTCTGTGCCACCGACGACTTCGACGTGTTGCGCGCCGAGATCAACGACGCCTATTACCCGGCGCGACTCGAGATCGTCGGCGGAGCCCGGCAGTTGTCGGACGCGCAGATGCTGGCGGTACGTCTGAACCACATGACCGTCGGCATCGTCCGCTTCGGTGCCGATGTCCTCATCGACCCGGGCGACGTCGGCGGCTACCACATCGACCTGCCGCTGTCGGGCTCCCTGGCGACCAGTTGCGGCGGTCGGGAAGTTCTGGCCACCCCGCAGAAAGCTGCGGTGTACACCCCGAACGAGCACACCTATCTGTCGAGGTGGGCCGCCGACAACACGCAGGTCAGCATCAAGATCGACCGGACCGCACTGGAGGAGGAGCTCGGTCGGATCCTCGGCCGTCCGCTCAACAAGGGCGTGCGCTTCGACATCGGTTTCGATCTGACCACCCCCCCGGGACGACGGTGGGCCTCGACACTGCAGATCCTGCTCGACACGATCGCCGATCCCGGTCCGGTGCCCGATCCGGCCCTGATCGCTCAGGTCAGCCACCTCGAGCGGGCTCTGATCAGCGGATTGCTCGTCAATCAGGGCCACTCCATGAGCGAAGCAATCCTCAACGGCGGCGAGGACGCCGACAATCCGGCCGCGGTCCGCAAGGTCCTCGACCTTCTCGAGGCGGCACCGGGGGCTCAGCACACGGTCGCCGACCTCGCCGAGGCTGCCGGGGTCGGGGTCCGGCAGCTGCAGAAGCTGTTCCTCGACCGGTTCGAGATGAGCCCGTCGGAGTATGTGCGCAACCTCCGGCTCGACGGTGTGCGGGCGGATCTGCTGAAGCGCGAACCCGGCTGCACGGTCAGCGAAGTCGCGTTCCGGTGGGGTTTCAACCACCTCGGCCGCTTCGCCCAGTACTACGAGCAGAAGTTCGGCGAAACCCCCTCCCGGACATTGGGAATCCGCCAGGGCTGA